Proteins encoded together in one Nostoc sp. PCC 7524 window:
- a CDS encoding FHA domain-containing protein, whose protein sequence is MAGNNIQQIGINQNFNNCGNNLSMAPETDENHLLILEDDQGRKEFTLESSLYSIGRGRECSIRLMSQFVSRRHATLVRLPRNPNSHSYYYRIVDGDGKGKPSANGFMINGRKMLAHDLKNEDEIVFGPKVRAIYYLLKNSQRSGQTDASEYDITLINPGMTEDIEDL, encoded by the coding sequence ATGGCAGGCAACAATATTCAACAAATTGGGATTAATCAAAATTTCAACAATTGTGGTAACAATTTATCAATGGCACCAGAAACTGATGAAAATCATTTACTAATTCTTGAAGACGATCAGGGTCGTAAAGAATTTACTTTAGAAAGTTCTCTCTACTCTATCGGCAGAGGACGGGAATGTAGTATTCGTTTAATGTCTCAATTCGTTTCCCGTCGCCATGCTACTTTGGTAAGATTGCCACGAAACCCTAACAGTCATAGCTATTATTATCGGATTGTCGATGGTGATGGTAAAGGAAAACCTAGTGCCAATGGTTTCATGATTAACGGCCGCAAAATGTTAGCCCACGATTTAAAAAACGAAGATGAAATCGTTTTTGGCCCTAAAGTTCGTGCCATTTATTATCTGTTGAAAAACTCTCAGCGTTCTGGGCAAACAGATGCCAGTGAATATGACATTACACTCATCAATCCAGGTATGACAGAGGATATAGAGGATTTGTAG
- a CDS encoding PCP reductase family protein, which yields MRESDFTDALRWTSEAKVKLKNIPFFVRAQAKARIEQLARQAEQDIVTADLVEQARLEFGQ from the coding sequence ATGAGAGAATCTGATTTTACTGATGCTTTGCGCTGGACATCTGAAGCTAAAGTAAAGTTAAAAAATATACCCTTTTTTGTCCGCGCTCAAGCTAAAGCTAGAATTGAGCAATTGGCGCGTCAAGCAGAACAAGATATTGTTACAGCAGATTTAGTTGAACAAGCTAGGCTGGAGTTTGGCCAGTAA
- the psbD gene encoding photosystem II D2 protein (photosystem q(a) protein): protein MTIAVGRAPSRGWFDVLDDWLKRDRFVFVGWSGILLFPCAFLALGGWLTGTTFVTSWYTHGLASSYLEGCNFLTVAVSSPADSMGHSLLLLWGPEAQGDFTRWCQLGGLWPFVALHGAFGLIGFMLRQFEIARLVGIRPYNALAFSAPIAVFVSVFLMYPLGQSSWFFAPSFGVAAIFRFLLFLQGFHNWTLNPFHMMGVAGVLGGALLCAIHGATVENTLFEDGDGANTFRAFNPTQAEETYSMVTANRFWSQIFGIAFSNKRWLHFFMLFVPVTGLWMSAVGIVGLALNLRAYDFVSQELRAAEDPEFETFYTKNILLNEGIRAWMAPQDQPHEKFVFPEEVLPRGNAL from the coding sequence ATGACCATCGCAGTAGGACGCGCCCCCAGTAGAGGGTGGTTTGACGTACTAGACGACTGGTTGAAGCGCGATCGCTTCGTATTCGTAGGTTGGTCAGGGATATTATTATTCCCCTGCGCCTTCCTCGCACTAGGCGGTTGGCTCACCGGCACAACCTTCGTCACCTCCTGGTACACCCACGGACTAGCCTCATCCTACCTAGAAGGCTGTAACTTCTTGACAGTAGCAGTATCTAGCCCCGCCGACAGCATGGGACACTCCCTGTTGTTGCTGTGGGGACCAGAAGCCCAAGGGGACTTCACCCGTTGGTGTCAACTAGGTGGATTATGGCCCTTCGTAGCCCTACACGGAGCCTTTGGTTTAATCGGCTTCATGTTGCGGCAATTTGAGATTGCGCGGTTAGTAGGCATCCGTCCCTACAACGCCCTAGCATTCTCAGCCCCCATCGCGGTATTCGTCAGCGTGTTCTTGATGTACCCCTTGGGACAATCCTCCTGGTTCTTCGCACCCAGCTTCGGTGTAGCAGCCATTTTCCGGTTCTTGTTATTCCTGCAAGGTTTCCACAACTGGACACTCAACCCCTTCCACATGATGGGTGTAGCGGGTGTACTCGGTGGGGCGCTATTGTGTGCGATTCACGGTGCCACCGTAGAAAACACCCTATTTGAAGACGGCGACGGTGCTAACACCTTCCGCGCCTTCAACCCCACCCAAGCAGAAGAAACCTATTCCATGGTGACAGCAAACCGTTTCTGGTCACAGATTTTCGGGATTGCTTTCTCCAACAAACGCTGGTTGCACTTCTTCATGTTGTTCGTACCAGTAACTGGTTTGTGGATGAGTGCTGTCGGTATTGTCGGTTTAGCACTCAACCTGCGGGCGTATGACTTCGTATCGCAAGAATTGCGTGCGGCAGAAGACCCCGAATTTGAAACCTTCTATACCAAAAACATTTTGTTGAACGAGGGTATCCGCGCTTGGATGGCTCCTCAAGACCAACCCCACGAAAAATTTGTATTCCCCGAAGAGGTACTACCCCGTGGTAACGCTCTCTAA
- a CDS encoding DEAD/DEAH box helicase, with protein sequence MAILHGSWLVKEQGSNLFIWGETWRPSQINWEYNEIPLNPFSMNQSELSECLCTENQVIANFLPQPAKKSSPKATKAGNAKELEWSINSQIVTLPTYILGGKKAGEILIAPVHSAALGSETEAQEYLQPWRIEGFCLNPLDTIKFLTSLPLNIVNGENSFLGGDLGFWSQIARWSLDLISRSKFLPIIQRQDHGTFDTKWQVLLDSAIDGTRLEKFAAKMPLVCRTYRGLETGGKFSYSPNYVDFPINPQELILSFLNSVIDTQVREMLSNQTLLEPRVMASLPLAVRQWLQGLTGTSGAVNADVIGVERLEAALKAWTMPLQYQLASKNQFRTCFQLRSPQPDSGETDWILAYFLQAADNPEFLVDGATIWQNPVEQLVYQHRIVEQPQETFLRGLGLASRLYPAIAPSLETESPQFCRLTPIQAYEFIKSVAWRLEDSGLGVILPPSLANREGWANRLGLKISAETSKKKQGRLGLQSLLNFQWQLAIGGQTISKAEFDRLVALNSPLVEINGEWVELRPQDIKTAQNFFASRKEQMSLSLEDALRLSTGDTQVIEKLPVVSFEASGALQELIGALTNNQAIAPLPTPASFQGKLRPYQERGAAWLAFLERWGLGACLADDMGLGKTIQFIAFLLHLKEQEAIEKPTLLVCPTSVLGNWEREVKKFAPTLKAMQYHGDKRPKGKAFQEAVKKHDLVITSYSLIHRDLKSLQGIDWQIIVLDEAQNVKNSEAKQSQAVRQLESTFRIALTGTPVENRLQELWSIIDFLNPGYLGNRQFFQRRFAMPIEKYGDAASLNQLRSLVQPFILRRLKTDRNIIQDLPEKQEMTVFCGLTTEQATLYQQVVEASLAEIDSSTGLQRRGMILALLVKLKQICNHPAQYLKAANLAQHHSAKLQRLEEMLEIVLAEGDAYGTAKAGRALIFTQFAEWGKLLKPHLEKQLGREILFLYGSTTKKQREEIIDRFQHDPQGPPIMILSLKAGGVGLNLTRANHVFHFDRWWNPAVENQATDRVFRIGQTRNVQVHKFVCTGTLEEKIHDMIESKKQLAEQVVDAGEEWLTELDTDQLRNLLILDRSAVIEEDSE encoded by the coding sequence ATGGCAATTTTACATGGTAGTTGGTTAGTCAAAGAACAGGGTAGTAATTTATTTATTTGGGGTGAGACTTGGCGACCATCACAAATAAATTGGGAATATAACGAAATTCCCCTCAATCCATTCTCTATGAATCAGTCTGAGTTAAGTGAGTGTTTGTGTACAGAGAATCAGGTAATTGCTAATTTTCTACCTCAGCCAGCGAAAAAGTCATCACCTAAAGCAACTAAAGCAGGTAATGCTAAAGAATTGGAGTGGTCAATTAATTCCCAAATAGTTACTTTACCAACTTACATATTAGGAGGGAAAAAAGCAGGTGAAATATTAATTGCCCCTGTACATTCTGCGGCATTAGGTTCTGAAACAGAAGCTCAAGAATATTTGCAGCCTTGGCGAATTGAAGGTTTTTGCCTCAATCCCCTAGACACTATTAAATTTCTAACTTCTCTCCCCTTAAACATTGTGAATGGGGAAAATAGTTTTTTAGGTGGAGATTTAGGCTTTTGGTCACAAATTGCTCGTTGGAGTTTAGATTTAATTTCTAGATCTAAGTTTTTACCAATTATCCAACGCCAAGATCATGGTACTTTTGATACTAAATGGCAAGTGTTGTTAGACAGTGCTATAGATGGAACTCGCTTAGAAAAATTTGCGGCGAAAATGCCATTGGTTTGTCGGACATATCGGGGACTAGAAACTGGGGGAAAATTTAGCTACTCACCGAATTATGTGGATTTTCCGATTAACCCGCAAGAATTAATTTTATCGTTCCTCAACAGTGTGATAGATACCCAAGTGCGGGAGATGTTAAGTAATCAAACTTTGTTAGAACCTAGGGTAATGGCTTCTTTACCATTGGCTGTGCGTCAGTGGTTACAAGGGTTGACTGGTACATCCGGTGCAGTAAATGCCGATGTGATTGGTGTAGAGCGATTAGAAGCGGCGCTGAAAGCTTGGACAATGCCGCTACAATATCAGTTAGCTAGCAAAAATCAATTTCGTACTTGTTTTCAGTTGCGATCGCCACAGCCTGATTCTGGAGAAACTGATTGGATACTGGCTTATTTTTTGCAAGCAGCTGATAATCCAGAATTTTTAGTAGATGGGGCGACAATTTGGCAAAATCCAGTTGAGCAATTAGTTTATCAACATCGCATCGTTGAACAACCCCAAGAAACTTTCTTGCGGGGTTTGGGTTTAGCTTCTCGATTGTATCCTGCGATTGCACCCAGTTTAGAAACTGAATCTCCCCAATTTTGTCGCCTCACCCCTATCCAAGCCTATGAATTTATCAAGTCTGTAGCTTGGCGTTTAGAAGATAGTGGGTTGGGGGTAATTTTACCTCCGAGTTTGGCAAACCGGGAAGGTTGGGCAAACCGCTTGGGTTTAAAAATTTCTGCTGAAACCTCTAAGAAAAAGCAGGGGCGTTTGGGTTTGCAAAGTTTACTGAATTTTCAATGGCAATTAGCTATTGGTGGGCAGACAATTTCTAAAGCTGAATTTGATCGCTTAGTGGCTTTAAATAGCCCATTGGTAGAAATTAACGGTGAGTGGGTAGAATTGCGTCCCCAAGATATTAAGACAGCCCAAAACTTTTTCGCCTCTCGCAAAGAACAAATGTCCCTGTCTTTAGAAGATGCTTTGCGTCTGAGTACCGGGGATACTCAGGTGATTGAAAAATTACCAGTAGTCAGCTTTGAAGCCTCTGGAGCTTTACAAGAATTAATTGGGGCTTTAACTAATAATCAGGCTATTGCACCTTTACCTACACCAGCCAGTTTCCAAGGAAAGTTACGCCCTTATCAAGAAAGGGGTGCGGCTTGGTTAGCTTTTTTAGAACGTTGGGGTTTAGGTGCGTGTCTCGCGGACGATATGGGACTGGGCAAAACGATTCAGTTCATTGCCTTTTTGCTACACCTGAAGGAACAGGAAGCAATAGAAAAACCAACTTTACTTGTTTGCCCAACTTCTGTTTTAGGTAACTGGGAACGAGAAGTTAAAAAATTTGCTCCCACGCTAAAAGCTATGCAGTATCACGGTGATAAAAGACCTAAAGGTAAGGCCTTTCAAGAAGCAGTCAAAAAGCATGATTTAGTCATCACCAGTTACTCATTAATTCATCGTGATTTGAAATCTTTACAGGGGATTGATTGGCAAATAATTGTGCTTGATGAAGCCCAAAATGTGAAAAATTCCGAAGCCAAGCAATCACAAGCAGTCAGGCAATTAGAATCCACATTTCGCATTGCTTTAACGGGTACACCAGTAGAAAATAGACTACAAGAATTGTGGTCTATTATAGATTTTCTCAATCCCGGTTATTTAGGCAATCGGCAATTCTTTCAACGGCGTTTTGCTATGCCAATTGAAAAGTATGGTGATGCAGCTTCCTTAAATCAATTACGTTCTTTAGTGCAACCTTTTATTTTACGTCGCCTCAAAACTGACAGAAATATTATTCAAGACTTGCCAGAAAAGCAAGAAATGACGGTATTTTGTGGCTTGACTACGGAACAAGCTACTCTTTATCAACAAGTAGTAGAAGCATCTTTAGCAGAAATCGATTCATCGACAGGATTGCAACGCCGAGGAATGATTTTAGCTTTATTAGTGAAGCTGAAACAGATTTGTAATCACCCAGCCCAGTATTTGAAAGCAGCAAATTTAGCACAACATCATTCAGCTAAATTACAACGGTTAGAAGAGATGTTAGAAATAGTTTTAGCAGAAGGCGATGCCTACGGCACTGCTAAAGCAGGACGGGCTTTAATCTTCACCCAATTTGCTGAATGGGGTAAACTGCTCAAACCTCACTTAGAAAAGCAACTCGGACGCGAAATATTGTTTTTATATGGTAGTACCACCAAAAAGCAAAGAGAGGAAATTATTGACCGTTTCCAACACGACCCCCAAGGGCCACCTATCATGATTTTGTCACTCAAAGCTGGTGGTGTCGGCTTAAATTTAACCAGAGCTAATCATGTATTCCACTTTGATAGATGGTGGAATCCAGCCGTAGAAAATCAAGCCACAGACCGGGTATTTCGCATTGGTCAAACCCGTAATGTGCAAGTACATAAATTCGTTTGCACCGGCACATTAGAAGAAAAAATTCATGACATGATTGAAAGCAAAAAACAACTAGCAGAACAAGTAGTTGATGCAGGGGAAGAATGGTTAACAGAACTAGATACAGACCAACTTCGTAACTTACTAATATTAGATCGTAGCGCCGTCATCGAAGAAGATTCAGAATAA
- the psbC gene encoding photosystem II reaction center protein CP43 produces MVTLSNRTAVMGGGRDQESTGFAWWSGNARLINLSGKLLGAHVAHAGLIVFWAGAMTLFEVAHFIPEKPMYEQGLILLPHIATLGWGVGTGGEVIDTFPYFVVGVLHLISSAVLGFGGIYHAVRGPETLEEYSSFFGYDWKDKNKMTNIIGFHLIILGCGALLLVLKAMFFGGVYDTWAPGGGDVRVITNPTLNPAVIFGYLIKAPFGGEGWIVSVDNMEDVIGGHIWIALICISGGIWHIFTKPFGWARRAFIWSGEAYLSYSLGALSLMGFIASCMVWYNNTVYPSEFFGPTGPEASQAQALTFLIRDQRLGANVGSAQGPTGLGKYLMRSPTGEIIFGGETMRFWDFRGPWLEPLRGPNGLDLEKIKNDIQPWQARRAAEYMTHAPLGSLNSVGGVATEINSFNYVSPRAWLATSHFVLGFFFLIGHLWHAGRARAAAGGFEKGIDRENEPAMSMPDLD; encoded by the coding sequence GTGGTAACGCTCTCTAATAGAACTGCCGTCATGGGCGGCGGACGCGACCAAGAATCCACCGGTTTTGCTTGGTGGTCTGGTAATGCTCGTCTCATCAACTTATCTGGTAAACTACTGGGCGCTCATGTTGCTCACGCTGGTTTGATTGTATTCTGGGCTGGAGCGATGACCCTGTTTGAAGTCGCTCACTTCATTCCAGAAAAACCAATGTACGAGCAGGGACTAATCCTGCTGCCTCATATTGCTACCCTCGGTTGGGGTGTTGGCACCGGTGGTGAAGTGATCGACACCTTCCCTTACTTCGTAGTTGGTGTACTTCACCTGATTTCTTCCGCAGTCTTGGGCTTCGGTGGTATCTATCACGCTGTTCGTGGCCCAGAAACCTTAGAAGAATATTCCTCTTTCTTTGGTTATGACTGGAAAGACAAGAACAAGATGACCAACATCATCGGTTTCCACCTGATCATCTTGGGCTGTGGTGCATTGCTGTTAGTCCTGAAGGCTATGTTCTTCGGTGGCGTGTACGACACCTGGGCCCCTGGTGGTGGTGATGTTCGCGTTATCACCAATCCAACCCTAAACCCTGCTGTTATCTTCGGTTATCTGATCAAAGCTCCTTTTGGTGGCGAAGGCTGGATTGTCAGCGTAGATAACATGGAAGATGTCATCGGCGGTCACATCTGGATTGCCTTAATTTGTATCTCTGGTGGTATTTGGCACATCTTCACTAAGCCTTTTGGTTGGGCGCGTCGTGCGTTCATCTGGTCTGGTGAGGCTTACCTTTCCTACAGCTTAGGCGCTTTGTCCTTAATGGGCTTTATCGCTTCTTGTATGGTTTGGTACAACAACACCGTTTACCCCAGCGAATTCTTCGGCCCCACTGGCCCTGAAGCTTCTCAAGCCCAAGCTTTAACCTTCTTGATTCGTGACCAACGCTTAGGTGCTAACGTTGGTTCTGCTCAAGGCCCCACAGGTCTAGGTAAATACTTGATGCGCTCTCCTACCGGTGAAATCATCTTCGGTGGTGAAACCATGCGCTTCTGGGATTTCCGTGGTCCTTGGTTAGAGCCTCTGCGTGGCCCCAACGGTCTTGACCTAGAAAAAATCAAAAATGACATTCAGCCTTGGCAAGCTCGTCGCGCTGCTGAATATATGACTCATGCTCCTCTGGGTTCTTTGAACTCTGTAGGTGGCGTGGCTACTGAAATTAACTCCTTCAACTATGTGTCTCCTCGTGCATGGTTGGCAACTTCTCACTTCGTATTAGGTTTCTTCTTCCTCATTGGACACTTGTGGCACGCTGGACGCGCTCGTGCAGCTGCTGGTGGTTTTGAGAAAGGTATTGACCGTGAGAATGAACCAGCAATGTCCATGCCTGACCTTGACTAG
- a CDS encoding DUF3146 family protein, which yields MSAKRLPETTAHVKITRQSWQQGFLEGEVSAGDFEWHFQWNFRLGELSVKPSQGRALIKEPLGRFLEQQDYQLEPGGDYAFTIRAQL from the coding sequence GTGAGTGCTAAACGTTTGCCAGAAACTACCGCCCATGTCAAAATTACCCGCCAATCCTGGCAGCAAGGCTTCCTAGAAGGCGAAGTCAGTGCAGGGGATTTTGAGTGGCATTTTCAATGGAACTTTCGCTTAGGAGAACTTTCCGTTAAGCCATCTCAAGGAAGGGCGCTAATTAAAGAACCCCTTGGTCGCTTCTTGGAACAGCAAGATTACCAGCTAGAACCAGGCGGTGACTACGCTTTTACAATTCGAGCGCAGTTATGA
- a CDS encoding polyribonucleotide nucleotidyltransferase: protein MAEVDKSISFDGRDIRLKVGLLAPQAGGSVLIESGDTAVLVTATRSAAREGIDFLPLTVDYEERLYAAGRIPGGIMRREGRPPEKAILTSRLIDRPLRPLFPSWLRDDLQVVAFTLSMDELVPPDVLAVTGASIATLIAKIPFNGPMAAVRVGLVGDDFIINPTYAEIEAGDLDLIVAGSPHGVIMVEAGANQLPERDIIEAIDFGYEAVRDLIKAQQDLVAELGLEIVQEAPPAVDQTLANYIRDRASDEIKKILAQFDLGKTERDTALDAVKENIATAIADLPEDDPIRAAASADNKALGNTFKDITKHFMRRQIVEDNVRVDGRKLDEVRPVSCQVSVLPKRVHGSGLFNRGLTQVLSACTLGTPGDAQNLNDDLQTDQSKRYLHHYNFPPFSVGETKPLRAPGRREIGHGALAERAILPVLPPKEQFPYVIRVVSEVLSSNGSTSMGSVCGSTLALMDAGVPIIKPVSGAAMGLIKEGDEVRVLTDIQGIEDFLGDMDFKVAGTDTGITALQMDMKISGLSLDVIAQAIHQAKSARLHILDKMLQTIDTPRTETSPYAPRLLTIKIDPEMIGLVIGPGGKTIKGITEETGAKIDIEDDGTVTISAVDENKAKRARNIIQGMTRKLNEGDVYAGRVTRIIPIGAFVEFLPGKEGMIHISQLADYRVGKVEDEVAVGDEVIVKVREIDNKGRINLTRLGIHPDQAAAAREAAAVNR from the coding sequence ATGGCAGAAGTTGATAAGTCAATATCCTTCGATGGTAGGGATATTCGACTGAAGGTAGGCTTACTAGCACCCCAAGCTGGTGGGTCTGTGTTGATAGAATCAGGGGATACAGCTGTTTTGGTGACAGCTACGCGATCAGCAGCCAGAGAGGGCATTGATTTTCTTCCCCTAACAGTAGACTACGAAGAAAGACTATACGCGGCAGGGAGAATACCTGGCGGGATCATGCGCCGGGAAGGCCGTCCCCCAGAAAAAGCAATTCTCACCAGTCGTTTGATTGACCGTCCCTTGCGTCCTTTGTTCCCTTCATGGTTGCGGGATGACTTGCAAGTTGTGGCATTTACCCTGTCGATGGACGAGTTAGTACCACCGGACGTGTTAGCGGTGACAGGTGCTTCGATCGCTACTCTAATTGCTAAAATTCCCTTTAACGGGCCGATGGCAGCAGTCAGGGTAGGCTTAGTTGGGGATGATTTCATCATCAATCCCACCTATGCAGAAATTGAAGCTGGAGACTTGGATTTGATAGTAGCCGGTTCCCCACATGGCGTGATCATGGTGGAAGCAGGGGCTAACCAATTGCCAGAGCGAGATATTATTGAAGCGATTGATTTTGGCTATGAAGCTGTACGCGATTTAATCAAAGCCCAGCAAGATTTAGTAGCAGAACTTGGTCTAGAAATTGTGCAGGAAGCACCACCAGCAGTAGACCAAACTCTGGCAAATTATATCCGCGATCGCGCCAGCGATGAAATTAAGAAAATCTTGGCTCAATTTGATTTAGGCAAAACCGAACGCGATACCGCCTTGGATGCCGTAAAAGAAAATATTGCCACAGCGATCGCCGATCTGCCAGAAGATGACCCCATTCGGGCTGCTGCTAGTGCCGATAATAAAGCCTTGGGCAACACTTTTAAAGACATTACTAAGCACTTTATGCGCCGTCAAATCGTTGAAGATAACGTGCGCGTGGATGGCCGCAAACTTGATGAAGTCCGTCCCGTATCTTGTCAAGTCAGTGTCTTACCCAAGCGCGTCCACGGTAGCGGTTTATTTAACCGGGGACTAACCCAGGTATTATCTGCTTGTACCCTCGGTACTCCCGGAGATGCCCAAAATCTCAACGATGACCTGCAAACAGACCAATCCAAACGCTACCTACATCATTACAATTTCCCTCCCTTCTCAGTGGGAGAAACCAAGCCACTCCGCGCCCCAGGTAGACGGGAAATCGGTCATGGTGCATTGGCAGAACGAGCCATCCTACCAGTGCTACCACCGAAGGAGCAATTCCCCTACGTGATTCGCGTAGTCTCGGAGGTATTATCATCCAACGGTTCCACCTCGATGGGTTCTGTGTGTGGTTCTACCCTAGCTTTAATGGATGCTGGTGTACCAATTATCAAACCCGTCAGTGGTGCTGCTATGGGTTTGATTAAAGAAGGGGATGAAGTGCGAGTCCTCACAGACATTCAAGGCATTGAAGACTTCTTAGGTGACATGGACTTTAAAGTCGCCGGGACAGATACGGGGATCACTGCCTTACAAATGGATATGAAAATCTCTGGTTTGTCTTTGGATGTGATTGCCCAAGCCATCCACCAAGCTAAATCAGCAAGATTGCACATTTTAGACAAAATGTTGCAAACTATTGACACACCACGCACGGAAACCTCACCTTATGCTCCACGCCTGCTGACTATCAAGATTGATCCAGAAATGATTGGTCTAGTCATCGGCCCTGGTGGTAAGACAATTAAGGGCATTACCGAAGAAACCGGAGCCAAAATTGATATCGAAGATGATGGCACCGTCACAATTTCTGCGGTCGATGAAAATAAGGCTAAAAGGGCGCGTAATATTATCCAAGGCATGACCCGCAAGCTCAATGAAGGTGATGTCTATGCTGGACGCGTGACTCGGATTATCCCCATTGGTGCTTTTGTCGAATTTCTCCCTGGCAAGGAAGGAATGATTCACATTTCCCAACTCGCTGACTACCGTGTTGGCAAGGTGGAGGATGAAGTAGCCGTGGGTGATGAAGTCATTGTCAAAGTGCGCGAAATTGACAATAAGGGACGAATTAATCTTACACGTTTGGGTATTCACCCAGATCAGGCAGCTGCGGCGCGGGAAGCTGCGGCAGTAAATCGTTAA
- a CDS encoding Fur family transcriptional regulator — protein MQQQAVSTKPIRSLEDALERCQLLGMRVSRQRRFILELLWQANEHLSAREIYDRLNQQGKEIGHTSVYQNLEALSSQGIIECIERCDGRLYGNISDSHSHVNCLDTNQILDIHIELPEAFIREVEQKTGVKITEYSINFYGYRDPQGDNELKNEIINR, from the coding sequence ATGCAACAACAGGCAGTATCAACAAAACCGATTCGTTCTTTAGAAGATGCACTAGAGCGGTGTCAACTACTAGGTATGCGTGTTAGCCGCCAACGCCGCTTTATTCTAGAACTGTTATGGCAAGCTAATGAACACCTTTCTGCCAGGGAGATTTACGATCGCCTCAACCAACAAGGCAAAGAAATTGGTCATACATCTGTTTATCAAAATTTAGAAGCATTATCTAGTCAGGGGATCATTGAGTGTATCGAACGCTGTGATGGACGTTTATACGGCAATATTAGTGATTCTCACAGCCACGTTAACTGTCTAGACACCAATCAAATTCTCGACATTCACATAGAACTACCAGAAGCATTTATCCGTGAAGTTGAACAAAAAACAGGTGTCAAAATTACCGAATATAGTATTAACTTCTATGGCTATCGTGACCCCCAGGGAGATAATGAACTAAAAAATGAGATAATCAACCGATAG
- a CDS encoding SWIM zinc finger family protein has product MTNTTLQASREWWSQRWLELLDSYRFKKRLERARNYSRQGNVLSIEFKGAKVLAKVQGSEVEPYTVSLYLDSFTDEEWGYVIETMSKKAVFPAKLLAGEMPQNIEEVFTSNGLSLFPFTLGDVHSKCSCPDKANPCKHIGAVYYQLGDRFSEDPFVLFQLRGCTKEQIITDLRQLRGEKLEVNTTVKPEEQKPISHPQYSVNLDSFWQYHEPLESSLVVITPSMSETVLDVLGPIPLSKTEDEVKNVTSGDVVTNYLQTLYKEVSQKAMLAAMNVGGG; this is encoded by the coding sequence ATGACAAACACAACATTACAAGCAAGCCGTGAATGGTGGTCACAAAGATGGCTAGAATTACTCGATTCCTACCGCTTTAAAAAACGCTTAGAACGTGCTAGAAATTATTCGCGTCAAGGAAATGTTCTCAGCATTGAATTCAAAGGCGCGAAAGTATTAGCCAAAGTCCAAGGTAGTGAAGTAGAGCCTTACACAGTTTCACTTTACCTTGATTCATTTACTGATGAAGAATGGGGATATGTAATTGAAACTATGTCAAAAAAAGCTGTTTTTCCGGCTAAATTATTAGCAGGAGAAATGCCCCAAAATATTGAAGAAGTATTCACATCAAATGGGCTGTCTTTGTTTCCATTTACCCTAGGTGATGTTCACAGTAAATGTTCTTGTCCTGATAAAGCCAACCCTTGTAAACATATTGGTGCAGTTTACTATCAATTAGGCGATCGCTTCAGTGAAGACCCATTTGTATTATTTCAATTACGGGGATGTACTAAAGAACAGATTATCACTGATTTACGTCAGCTACGTGGTGAGAAACTAGAAGTTAATACCACTGTCAAGCCCGAAGAACAAAAGCCGATTTCCCATCCCCAATATAGTGTCAATCTGGATTCTTTCTGGCAATATCATGAGCCGCTAGAGTCTTCCTTGGTAGTAATTACGCCATCTATGAGTGAAACAGTTTTAGATGTATTGGGGCCAATTCCGCTTAGTAAAACGGAAGATGAGGTGAAAAATGTCACTTCTGGTGATGTAGTCACGAACTATTTGCAGACGCTGTACAAAGAAGTTAGTCAGAAGGCTATGTTAGCAGCAATGAATGTGGGAGGCGGTTGA
- a CDS encoding GNAT family N-acetyltransferase: MNFPVYKILKKGITVELDYIKPQEYENVRTLLNLIIDEGKTYPQQHPLSQAEFAAYWLSHDTFVVRLSGQDTIHKPPEVLGSFYVKPNFPGRCSHICNAGFIVQPGWRGQGIGRLMGESMLEIAANLGYAAVMFNLVFETNIPSITLWQSLGFDIMGSIPQAAKLADGQMVNALMMYRALR; this comes from the coding sequence ATGAATTTTCCTGTGTATAAAATTCTTAAAAAGGGAATAACAGTAGAACTAGATTATATAAAACCTCAAGAATATGAAAATGTCAGAACACTACTCAACTTGATAATTGATGAAGGTAAAACCTATCCGCAACAGCATCCATTATCACAAGCAGAATTTGCAGCTTACTGGTTGAGTCATGATACCTTTGTAGTCAGGTTATCGGGTCAGGATACCATACACAAACCCCCAGAAGTATTGGGATCATTTTATGTGAAACCAAACTTTCCAGGGCGGTGCAGCCATATTTGCAATGCTGGTTTCATTGTACAACCAGGGTGGCGAGGTCAGGGCATAGGTCGCTTGATGGGAGAATCAATGCTAGAGATAGCAGCTAACCTAGGCTACGCAGCCGTGATGTTTAATTTGGTATTTGAAACTAATATACCCTCAATTACCCTGTGGCAGTCTTTAGGTTTTGATATCATGGGAAGCATTCCACAGGCGGCAAAACTAGCTGATGGGCAGATGGTGAATGCGCTGATGATGTATCGCGCTTTGCGTTGA